A single region of the Zootoca vivipara chromosome 2, rZooViv1.1, whole genome shotgun sequence genome encodes:
- the RBM15B gene encoding putative RNA-binding protein 15B — MKRASERDSSPAGSGGTRGASSAKRPRERERESGGASGGSSSRRGPHRSSGASSSSSSASASASSRSGRDKAAAGGSSSRSHRGEERPGGDSNHRGAASSSARSSSSSSQAASAAAPPPPSSSSSSSSSRALGAAKAKVPLAAVVAPSLLLGGPSAVAAPSLLLAPGLGLTAGVGLAGDPPGSSEYKTLLVSGLGPALPDQLLEDGLFRQFQRFASGGASDISVKLSHTPELGRVAYVNFRHPADARDARRHARARQLLLYDRPLKVEPVYLRGGRRSRTPPPTPSPEPMAFLPPIHGVYPYKQRSLSPVATPLLREPRPRHAAAAAFALEAVALGLSRERERVLDYYGLYDERGRPYGYPIVAEEDLKPEDDQRATRNLFIGNLDHSVSEVELRRAFEKYGIIEEVVIKRPARGQGGAYAFLKFQNLDMAHRAKVAMSGRVVGRNPIKIGYGKANPTTRLWVGGLGPSTSLAALAREFDRFGSIRTIDYVKGDSFAYIQYESLDAAQAACAQMRGFPLGGPDRRLRVDFAKAEEARYPQQYQPAPLPVPYELLPEGYSRHRSLEQDLRVRDRTPPHLLYSDRERGFLEADWTSPVKNAERRNNLETYSQSARSRSGERWGSDSDRSVLKPWEERRKRRSLSSDRGRTAHSPYEDRGRTKPGGPALDRSPERARKENHTTESATEKEQNNSLQNNRHASEEKPHRETSDLQPKKRDSERNHRTAEAESKTHEESKSETKKLKSLSDYAHTLQLAWNGLLVLKNSCFPTSMHILEGDLGVINGLLKDHLSGGKLTQLKIAQRLRLDQPKLDEVTRRIKQGSPNGYAVLLATQTAQGASTEGAVPVVEPGLQRRLLRNLVSYLKQKQAAGVISLPVGGAKGKDSTGMLYAFPPCEFSQQYLQSALRTLGKLEEEHMVIVIVKDTA, encoded by the coding sequence ATGAAGCGGGCGAGCGAGCGGGATTCCAGCCCGGCGGGGTCCGGGGGGACGCGGGGCGCCTCCTCGGCCAAGAGGCCCCGCGAGCGGGAGCGCGAGAGCGGCGGCGCCAGCGGCGGAAGCAGCAGCCGGCGGGGCCCGCACCGGAGCTCGGGCGcctcctcctcgtcgtcgtccgcctccgcctccgcctcatCGCGCAGCGGCCGGGacaaggcggcggcgggaggctccAGCTCGCGCAGCCACCGCGGGGAAGAACGGCCCGGAGGCGACTCCAATCACCGCGGCGCCGCCTCGTCCAGCgctaggagcagcagcagcagcagccaagccgCCTCCGCCGCGGCACCGCCGCCCCCGtcctcctcctcgtcgtcgtcTTCTTCGCGGGCGCTGGGGGCCGCCAAGGCCAAAGTGCCTCTGGCCGCCGTGGTCGCCCCATCTTTGCTGCTGGGCGGGCCTTCGGCGGTGGCCGCGCCGTCACTGCTTTTGGCGCCGGGGCTCGGACTGACGGCCGGGGTGGGGCTGGCCGGGGATCCCCCCGGCTCCAGCGAGTACAAGACCCTGTTGGTGAGCGGCCTGGGCCCGGCCCTCCCGGACCAGCTTCTGGAGGATGGGCTGTTCCGCCAGTTCCAGAGGTTCGCTAGCGGCGGCGCCAGTGACATTAGCGTCAAGCTCTCCCATACCCCCGAGCTCGGCCGCGTTGCCTATGTCAACTTCAGGCACCCGGCGGACGCCCGAGATGCTCGAAGGCATGCCAGAGCCCGACAGCTTCTCCTCTACGATCGCCCCCTCAAGGTGGAGCCTGTGTACCTGCGAGGGGGCAGACGAAGCCGCACGCCCCCACCTACCCCGTCCCCTGAACCCATGGCTTTCCTGCCCCCAATCCATGGTGTTTATCCTTATAAACAGAGATCActttctcctgttgccaccccTTTGCTGAGAGAGCCCAGACCACGACATGCTGCcgctgcagcctttgccttggaagctgttGCCTTGGGTCTCTCTCGGGAGCGGGAGAGAGTGCTGGATTACTATGGACTGTACGACGAGCGCGGCCGTCCCTATGGCTATCCCATAGTGGCTGAAGAGGATCTTAAGCCAGAGGATGATCAAAGAGCGACTCGTAATCTCTTTATTGGCAATCTGGACCACAGCGTCTCTGAGGTAGAACTGAGGCGTGCTTTTGAAAAATATGGCATCATTGAGGAAGTGGTGATCAAGCGCCCTGCAAGGGGCCAAGGTGGAGCCTATGCCTTTCTAAAGTTCCAGAATCTGGACATGGCACATCGAGCCAAGGTTGCCATGTCTGGCCGGGTTGTTGGCAGGAACCCTATCAAAATTGGGTATGGGAAAGCCAACCCCACAACCCGACTTTGGGTGGGTGGTCTTGGTCCAAGTACTTCCCTAGCTGCCCTTGCTAGGGAATTTGATCGCTTTGGAAGCATTAGAACTATTGACTATGTGAAAGGGGACAGTTTTGCCTACATTCAATATGAAAGTTTAGACGCTGCCCAGGCTGCCTGTGCACAAATGAGGGGCTTCCCTTTGGGTGGGCCAGACAGGAGACTTCGAGTGGATTTTGCCAAAGCTGAGGAGGCACGCTACCCTCAGCAGTATCAACCTGCACCACTGCCTGTACCCTATGAATTGCTACCTGAAGGCTACAGCAGGCACAGGAGTCTAGAGCAAGACTTAAGGGTGAGAGACAGGACTCCTCCTCATCTCCTCTACTCAGACCGGGAAAGGGGCTTTTTAGAGGCTGATTGGACCAGCCCTGTCAAAAATGCAGAGCGCAGAAATAATTTGGAGACCTACAGTCAGTCCGCACGCAGCCGAAGTGGAGAACGCTGGGGCAGCGATAGTGACCGAAGCGTGCTCAAACCATGGGAGGAAAGGCGTAAACGCCGTAGCCTTTCCAGTGACCGAGGTAGAACTGCCCATTCGCCATATGAGGACAGAGGCAGAACAAAACCTGGTGGGCCAGCTTTAGATCGCAGCCCAGAGAGGGCTCGGAAGGAGAACCACACCACAGAGTCTGCCACGGAGAAAGAGCAGAATAACTCCCTGCAGAACAACCGCCATGCATCAGAGGAGAAGCCTCACCGTGAAACATCTGATCTTCAGCCTAAGAAAAGGGACAGCGAACGCAATCATCGAACTGCTGAGGCTGAATCAAAGACTCATGAAGAGTCCAAATCTGAAACAAAGAAATTAAAAAGCTTATCAGATTATGCCCACACGCTGCAGCTTGCCTGGAATGGGCTACTTGTCCTGAAAAACAGCTGCTTCCCTACATCTATGCACATCCTTGAAGGCGACTTGGGGGTTATCAATGGGCTTCTGAAAGACCACTTGTCTGGTGGAAAGCTCACGCAGCTCAAGATTGCCCAGAGACTTCGGCTTGACCAGCCCAAGCTGGATGAAGTAACTCGACGTATCAAGCAAGGAAGCCCTAATGGCTATGCTGTGCTGCTGGCTACCCAGACTGCTCAAGGAGCAAGCACTGAAGGGGCCGTCCCTGTGGTAGAGCCTGGCTTGCAAAGACGGCTTCTCAGGAATCTGGTCTCTTACTTGAAACAAAAACAGGCTGCTGGGGTGATCAGCCTTCCTGTGGGAGGGGCGAAGGGTAAAGACAGCACAGGCATGCTTTATGCTTTCCCTCCTTGTGAATTCTCTCAGCAGTACCTCCAGTCCGCACTAAGAACATTGGGAAAGTTAGAAGAAGAGCATATGGTGATAGTGATAGTCAAAGACACTGCCTAG